One part of the Candidatus Kouleothrix ribensis genome encodes these proteins:
- a CDS encoding two-component sensor histidine kinase codes for MAAPGALTLWYTDAVLAATQQFIRRQLARTPYPLALQSLISLVLLATLLSVLAQAGYALSLRIALVCALVGLGLALCWCVPARRLGRWLQLAYLVLQIGVASLGNLIIPSHLLGYVYLVVVLQAVYLFKPLLWILFALGAYAIWSGSLMIASASLLEWVRGNLTLAFPVVCILVAAIVYARQHQRSEHVQQVLLQMQRRYDTLVLRRRDAQQRAALEERSRLAQTIARDITAALAQVEQSIASAIGQAQTNLPRFEPTLAQARATAAAAIERLRSAVTTLRYTARDDRAAEPLGLALALPPAELMTMRTQRALTWCLPLAFAAVAVPLALLQHPVTPTLTVLFGLSCAALLGGYIFTQCIHNPLLVQLGLAGQVAAVLAMVFVTQALPLMLGLLLVMWQMALRLPAGQIITFLVGLQALIGLALVRVLPVPLVDSTQLLMFALACAAVIGLVGPARRQLSYRRGVEVRLAQLARLTDELEQQLVQLSALGVALERTRVAREIHDDLGHRLVLLNVQLQLVDDLIADDPQAALDQLCATREQLREAWSSLLATADAVLALDGAALVPALGRLAEQCRTLTATQIALRVIGDLAELEPAVACAVYRAVQEGLTNACKHARAQHVEVLVYRDDAVAQVRVRDDGLAAAPPPPSMVVPGASGHFGLIGLSERAELLGGSVAAGPRPDAGFELSMTIPIH; via the coding sequence ATGGCTGCGCCTGGCGCGCTGACCTTGTGGTACACTGATGCCGTGTTAGCAGCCACACAACAATTCATTCGCCGGCAGCTCGCGCGCACGCCATACCCGCTGGCGCTTCAGAGCTTGATCTCGCTAGTGCTGCTGGCGACCCTACTGAGCGTGCTGGCGCAGGCCGGCTACGCGCTGTCGCTGCGCATCGCGCTGGTATGCGCGCTGGTGGGGCTTGGCCTGGCGCTGTGCTGGTGTGTGCCTGCGCGGCGGCTCGGCCGCTGGCTGCAGCTGGCCTACCTGGTGCTGCAGATCGGCGTGGCCTCGCTGGGCAATCTGATCATACCCTCACATCTGCTTGGCTATGTGTACCTGGTGGTGGTGCTACAGGCCGTGTATCTGTTCAAGCCGCTGCTGTGGATTCTGTTCGCGCTCGGCGCCTATGCGATCTGGAGCGGCTCGCTGATGATCGCTTCGGCCAGCCTGCTCGAGTGGGTTCGCGGCAACCTGACGCTGGCATTCCCGGTTGTGTGCATCCTGGTGGCCGCGATCGTCTATGCCCGTCAGCACCAGCGCTCCGAGCATGTGCAGCAGGTGCTGCTTCAGATGCAGCGCCGCTACGATACACTGGTGCTGCGCAGGCGCGATGCGCAGCAGCGCGCGGCGCTCGAGGAGCGCAGCCGGCTCGCGCAGACGATCGCGCGCGACATCACCGCAGCGCTGGCCCAGGTCGAGCAGAGTATTGCCAGTGCGATTGGCCAGGCGCAAACCAACCTGCCGCGCTTCGAGCCAACCCTGGCGCAAGCACGTGCTACGGCGGCGGCGGCGATCGAGCGCCTGCGCAGCGCCGTCACGACGCTACGCTATACCGCGCGCGACGATCGAGCGGCCGAGCCGCTGGGGCTGGCGCTGGCACTGCCACCCGCCGAGCTGATGACCATGCGCACCCAGCGTGCGCTGACGTGGTGCCTGCCGCTGGCGTTTGCGGCGGTGGCGGTGCCGCTGGCGCTGCTGCAGCATCCCGTTACACCCACGCTCACTGTGCTGTTTGGGCTGAGCTGCGCCGCCTTGCTGGGCGGCTATATATTCACCCAGTGCATCCATAACCCGCTGCTGGTACAGCTTGGCCTGGCCGGCCAGGTGGCCGCCGTGCTGGCGATGGTTTTTGTCACCCAGGCGCTGCCGCTGATGCTCGGCTTGCTGCTGGTGATGTGGCAGATGGCGCTGCGGCTGCCGGCCGGCCAGATCATCACCTTTCTGGTTGGCCTGCAGGCGCTGATCGGGCTGGCGCTCGTGCGCGTGCTGCCGGTGCCGCTGGTCGATAGTACGCAGCTGCTCATGTTCGCGCTGGCATGCGCTGCGGTGATCGGGCTGGTCGGCCCGGCCCGCCGCCAGCTCAGCTACCGCCGGGGTGTCGAGGTGCGCCTGGCACAGCTCGCGCGCCTGACCGACGAGCTCGAGCAGCAGCTGGTGCAGCTCAGCGCCCTGGGCGTGGCGCTCGAGCGCACTCGCGTCGCGCGCGAGATTCACGACGATCTGGGCCATCGCCTGGTGCTGCTGAACGTACAGCTGCAGCTCGTCGACGACTTGATCGCCGATGATCCGCAGGCGGCGCTCGATCAGCTATGCGCCACGCGCGAGCAGCTGCGCGAGGCCTGGTCGAGCCTGCTGGCTACCGCCGACGCGGTGCTGGCGCTCGATGGCGCTGCGCTTGTGCCGGCGCTCGGGCGGCTGGCCGAGCAGTGCCGCACGCTCACAGCCACCCAGATCGCGCTGCGCGTGATCGGCGATCTGGCCGAGCTCGAGCCGGCCGTGGCATGCGCGGTCTACCGCGCCGTGCAAGAGGGCCTCACCAATGCCTGCAAGCACGCGCGGGCGCAGCATGTCGAGGTGCTGGTGTACCGCGACGATGCGGTGGCGCAGGTGCGCGTGCGCGACGATGGGCTGGCGGCCGCGCCACCGCCGCCGAGTATGGTCGTGCCTGGCGCCAGCGGGCATTTCGGCCTGATCGGCCTGAGCGAGCGCGCCGAGCTGCTGGGCGGCAGCGTGGCGGCCGGGCCGCGCCCCGACGCCGGCTTTGAGTTGAGCATGACTATTCCGATCCACTAG
- a CDS encoding response regulator transcription factor, with amino-acid sequence MTPPIRVLIVDDQSLIRAGIQALLSRKPDIVVVGQAANGDEALRQVAALDPDVVLMDIRMPGVDGVEATRRLVERKARAGIIILTTFQDDANVFSALAAGARGYLLKDTDHRALAEAIRIVAAGGALIHPEITAQVLREFSRLALPPPTASARPTLRDERLALLSERELAILRMLGSGRSNQEISARLAISVGTVKNHISNILVKLGVRDRTQAGLLAQQAGLAE; translated from the coding sequence ATGACACCACCTATTCGCGTGCTGATTGTCGACGACCAGTCGCTCATTCGTGCCGGCATCCAGGCGCTGCTCAGCCGCAAGCCCGATATCGTGGTGGTTGGCCAGGCCGCCAATGGCGACGAGGCGCTGCGCCAGGTGGCCGCGCTCGACCCCGACGTGGTGCTGATGGACATCCGCATGCCGGGTGTCGACGGCGTCGAGGCGACTCGCCGGCTGGTCGAGCGCAAGGCCCGCGCCGGCATCATCATCCTCACAACGTTTCAAGACGACGCAAATGTGTTCAGCGCGCTGGCAGCCGGCGCGCGTGGCTACCTGCTCAAAGATACCGATCACAGAGCGCTGGCCGAGGCCATCCGCATCGTGGCGGCCGGCGGCGCGCTCATCCACCCCGAGATCACGGCCCAGGTGCTGCGCGAGTTCAGCCGCCTGGCGCTCCCCCCACCCACTGCTTCGGCGCGCCCCACCCTACGCGACGAGCGGCTGGCGCTGCTGAGTGAGCGCGAGCTGGCCATCCTGCGCATGCTCGGCAGCGGCCGCAGCAACCAGGAGATCAGCGCGCGGTTGGCGATCAGCGTCGGCACCGTCAAGAATCATATCAGCAACATCCTGGTGAAGCTCGGCGTGCGTGATCGCACACAGGCCGGCCTGCTGGCCCAGCAGGCTGGCCTGGCCGAGTAG
- a CDS encoding acyl-CoA desaturase, with protein sequence MVAPEIEFEKPFIEKVVIFLGVVGPLIATVYAITRLWQNYVNWLDITLLLVFYAISGLGITVGFHRMLTHKSFETSKLIKAMFLIMGCMAWEGNPITWASTHIKHHAHSDQEGDPHSPLVSLWHAHLGWIFSEVADPETYGSWLRKDPVVVWVDRTWWMWGLLSVAVPFAIGGWSGLLWGGLVRICLTHHITWSVNSVCHTFGRRPYQTKDASRNNWLVGLLAFGEGWHNNHHAFPRSAFHGMEWWQFDFSSWLIRTLETTRVVWNVYRVKPDDKLKRAAGVALQPEALEV encoded by the coding sequence ATGGTAGCGCCCGAAATCGAGTTCGAGAAGCCCTTCATCGAAAAGGTTGTCATTTTCCTCGGCGTGGTCGGCCCCTTGATCGCCACGGTCTACGCGATCACGCGGCTGTGGCAGAACTATGTGAACTGGCTCGATATTACGCTGTTGCTGGTGTTCTACGCGATCTCAGGCCTCGGCATTACCGTCGGGTTCCACCGCATGCTGACGCACAAGAGCTTCGAAACCTCAAAGCTAATCAAGGCTATGTTTCTGATCATGGGCTGTATGGCCTGGGAGGGCAACCCGATCACCTGGGCCTCGACCCATATTAAGCATCACGCCCACTCCGACCAGGAGGGCGACCCGCATAGCCCGCTGGTGAGCCTGTGGCACGCGCACCTCGGCTGGATCTTCAGTGAGGTTGCCGACCCCGAGACCTATGGCTCGTGGCTGCGCAAGGACCCGGTGGTGGTGTGGGTCGATCGTACCTGGTGGATGTGGGGCCTGCTGAGCGTCGCCGTCCCGTTCGCGATCGGCGGCTGGAGCGGCCTGCTCTGGGGCGGGCTGGTGCGGATCTGCCTGACCCACCATATCACCTGGAGTGTCAACTCGGTGTGCCATACCTTCGGCCGCCGGCCATACCAGACCAAAGATGCCAGCCGGAACAACTGGTTGGTCGGCCTGCTGGCCTTCGGCGAGGGCTGGCATAACAACCACCACGCCTTTCCGCGCTCGGCGTTCCATGGTATGGAGTGGTGGCAGTTCGACTTCTCTTCGTGGTTGATCCGCACGCTCGAGACCACCAGAGTGGTCTGGAATGTCTACCGCGTCAAGCCCGACGACAAGCTCAAGCGCGCCGCCGGCGTGGCCTTGCAGCCCGAGGCGCTCGAAGTCTGA
- a CDS encoding class I SAM-dependent methyltransferase, whose amino-acid sequence MPSFEAIYAGHAAMYERLIAREDYQGNILAALRTICPLDGLDVVEAGAGTGRLTRLIAPFARSIRAFDRSPHMLEVAHQQLLALPHTNWQLGVADNQSLPVASASADLAIEGWSFGHATVWHPEQWRAISAAAVGELRRVVRPGGTIVLFETLGSGQATPAAPSEGLAAFYDWLEHEQGFSTTWVRTDYCFASAAEAEQLTAFFFGASLPAELQPGGQAIVAECTGVWWATAG is encoded by the coding sequence ATGCCGTCATTCGAAGCGATCTATGCCGGTCATGCCGCGATGTACGAGCGGCTGATCGCGCGCGAAGACTACCAGGGCAATATCCTGGCGGCATTGCGCACTATTTGCCCGCTCGACGGCCTGGATGTGGTCGAGGCCGGGGCCGGCACCGGCCGGCTCACCCGGCTGATCGCGCCGTTCGCGCGATCGATTCGCGCATTCGACCGCTCGCCGCATATGCTCGAGGTCGCGCACCAGCAGCTGCTGGCGTTGCCACACACAAATTGGCAGCTTGGCGTGGCCGACAATCAGTCGCTGCCGGTCGCGTCGGCCAGCGCCGATCTGGCGATCGAGGGCTGGAGCTTCGGCCACGCCACCGTGTGGCATCCCGAGCAGTGGCGGGCGATCAGCGCGGCGGCAGTCGGCGAGCTGCGGCGCGTCGTGCGGCCTGGCGGCACAATCGTGCTGTTCGAGACACTCGGCAGCGGGCAGGCCACGCCGGCCGCGCCGTCGGAGGGGCTGGCGGCGTTCTACGATTGGCTCGAGCACGAGCAGGGCTTCAGCACCACCTGGGTGCGCACCGACTACTGCTTCGCCTCGGCCGCCGAGGCCGAGCAGCTGACTGCGTTCTTCTTCGGGGCCAGCCTGCCGGCCGAGCTACAGCCCGGCGGCCAGGCGATCGTCGCCGAGTGTACCGGCGTCTGGTGGGCAACCGCTGGCTAA
- a CDS encoding HAMP domain-containing protein, translating to MRSLAWKLTLAFLLVGVIGVLSVALIVGLRTRSEFDRFLSERDQAALVTALTGYYTANDSWQGVREMLDTTPPLNFYSRGIALADAAQVIVLGNRGYVAGQPAPADAISTATTITISGKIAGYLIVIAPSAGGSTPGAPPSPDVAFLQRVAWATALGAGLATLIALLLGVVLARTLTRPLRELTAATNAMAGGKLDQRVAVRSRDEIGQLATSFNQMSADLARASHVRKQMTADLAHDLRTPLSILRGYTEGLQDGRLQGSPALYTIMYDEVTHLQRLVEDLRVLSLADAGELPLNRRAVDPAALLERTGLAYMVQAEQQGIALRVETDAELPSIAVDTDRMTQVLNNLVSNALRYTASGEIVLAAAAAGEQVAISVRDTGSGIAREDLPLIFERFYRADPARQRSDLSSSGLGLAIAKAIVEAHGGTITVDSTADTGTTFTIRLSVAQPPA from the coding sequence TTGCGTTCGCTCGCCTGGAAGCTCACACTCGCGTTCCTGCTGGTGGGTGTGATCGGCGTCCTATCGGTGGCCTTGATCGTCGGGCTACGCACGCGCTCGGAGTTCGATCGCTTCCTCTCGGAGCGCGACCAGGCCGCACTGGTGACTGCACTGACCGGCTATTACACGGCCAACGATAGCTGGCAGGGCGTGCGCGAGATGCTCGACACCACGCCGCCACTCAACTTCTACAGCCGTGGCATCGCACTTGCCGACGCCGCGCAGGTGATTGTGCTCGGTAATCGCGGCTATGTCGCCGGCCAGCCGGCACCTGCCGATGCGATCAGTACGGCCACGACGATCACCATAAGCGGTAAGATCGCCGGGTACCTGATCGTGATCGCGCCGAGCGCAGGCGGCAGCACGCCCGGCGCGCCGCCCTCCCCCGACGTGGCCTTCTTGCAGCGTGTGGCCTGGGCCACTGCGCTTGGCGCCGGGCTGGCCACGCTGATCGCGCTGCTGCTGGGGGTAGTGCTGGCACGCACGCTCACGCGCCCGCTGCGCGAATTGACTGCCGCAACCAACGCAATGGCCGGCGGAAAGCTCGACCAGCGCGTGGCAGTGCGGTCGCGCGACGAGATCGGCCAGCTGGCGACCTCGTTCAACCAGATGAGCGCCGACCTGGCGCGCGCCAGCCATGTGCGCAAGCAGATGACCGCCGACCTGGCCCATGATCTACGCACACCGCTGAGCATCTTGCGCGGCTACACCGAAGGGCTGCAAGACGGCCGGCTGCAAGGCTCGCCCGCGCTGTACACGATCATGTACGATGAGGTGACCCACCTGCAGCGGCTGGTCGAGGATCTGCGCGTGCTCTCGCTGGCCGATGCCGGCGAGCTGCCGCTCAACCGCCGCGCGGTTGACCCGGCGGCGCTGCTCGAGCGCACCGGGCTGGCCTATATGGTGCAGGCCGAACAGCAAGGCATCGCACTGCGCGTTGAAACGGATGCGGAGCTGCCGTCGATTGCGGTCGATACCGACCGCATGACCCAGGTGCTGAACAACCTGGTGTCGAACGCGCTGCGCTACACCGCCAGCGGCGAGATCGTGCTGGCCGCAGCGGCCGCCGGCGAGCAGGTGGCGATCAGCGTGCGCGACACCGGCAGCGGGATTGCCCGCGAGGATCTGCCGTTAATCTTCGAGCGCTTCTACCGGGCCGACCCAGCGCGGCAGCGCAGCGACCTGAGTTCGTCGGGGCTGGGGCTGGCGATTGCCAAGGCGATCGTCGAGGCGCATGGCGGCACGATCACGGTTGATTCGACTGCTGATACGGGCACGACCTTCACAATCAGGCTGAGCGTGGCGCAGCCGCCGGCCTGA
- a CDS encoding DUF4405 domain-containing protein, with the protein MDTKPAKANRNMINLIVDGVIFLAFLVAMAPRFSGLAVHEWLGVAFGGAIMTHLLLHWQWIVEVTKRFFGKARWSARLNYVLNTLLLIDLTVIIFTGLMISQVALPFLGVDLAQSGSWRGLHELSSSLFLPITGLHIGLHWQWIVNMLKRYVLAPFAPRRGTPQLGDTKPQAGQAATGLSVAARPARKGA; encoded by the coding sequence ATGGATACCAAACCGGCGAAAGCCAACCGCAATATGATCAACCTGATCGTCGATGGTGTAATTTTTCTGGCCTTTCTGGTGGCCATGGCCCCGCGCTTCAGCGGGCTGGCAGTTCACGAGTGGCTCGGCGTCGCATTCGGCGGGGCGATCATGACCCACCTGCTGCTGCACTGGCAGTGGATCGTCGAAGTCACCAAGCGCTTTTTCGGCAAGGCCCGCTGGTCGGCGCGGCTAAACTATGTGCTGAACACGCTGCTGTTGATCGACCTGACGGTGATCATTTTCACCGGGCTGATGATCTCGCAGGTGGCGCTGCCGTTCCTGGGCGTCGATCTGGCGCAGAGCGGCAGCTGGCGCGGCCTGCACGAGCTGTCGTCCAGCCTGTTCCTGCCGATCACCGGCCTGCACATCGGGCTGCACTGGCAGTGGATCGTCAATATGCTCAAGCGCTATGTGCTGGCACCGTTCGCGCCGCGCCGTGGTACCCCGCAGCTTGGCGACACCAAACCGCAGGCGGGCCAGGCCGCAACCGGGCTGAGCGTGGCCGCCCGGCCGGCGCGCAAGGGGGCGTAG
- a CDS encoding methyltransferase domain-containing protein → MHYRPLNYHLVGEPPSSDLFAPFHPGAYLQEYYSYLGAENRELLAFLDQAYGHIFTDRASASMLEFGGGPTIYQLISAARYPVTIDFSEYLEENLIEVQQWLEDRPGQFAWDDFFEYVLRLEGVPSDGPAIEQRKHQIRSKVRRLLYCDAKCPEPLDYIDAVPYDIVSTNFVLESITMDMHEWYRLIDHIEPLVKPQGYLLMCAIMGATHYRVGELFFPAVPVTLELIEAVLRQRNYAIIAVNTVAAEHREEQGYDGICMVLARKGTG, encoded by the coding sequence ATGCACTACCGCCCGCTGAATTATCACCTGGTTGGCGAACCGCCATCTAGCGACCTGTTTGCGCCATTTCACCCAGGCGCGTATTTGCAGGAGTATTATAGCTACCTGGGGGCAGAAAATCGCGAGCTGTTGGCATTTCTCGATCAAGCCTATGGGCATATTTTCACCGATCGAGCCAGCGCCAGCATGCTCGAATTTGGCGGCGGGCCGACGATCTATCAGCTGATTAGCGCCGCGCGCTACCCGGTGACGATCGATTTTAGCGAGTATCTTGAGGAAAATCTGATCGAGGTGCAGCAATGGCTCGAAGATCGGCCCGGGCAATTTGCCTGGGATGATTTTTTTGAGTATGTGCTCAGGCTCGAAGGCGTGCCCAGCGACGGGCCGGCGATCGAGCAGCGCAAACACCAGATTCGCAGTAAAGTCCGGCGGCTGCTCTACTGCGACGCCAAATGCCCCGAGCCACTCGACTACATCGACGCAGTGCCGTACGATATTGTGAGCACCAACTTTGTACTCGAGTCGATCACCATGGACATGCACGAGTGGTACCGGCTGATCGACCATATCGAGCCACTGGTCAAGCCGCAGGGTTACCTGCTGATGTGTGCGATTATGGGCGCGACGCACTACCGCGTTGGCGAGCTGTTCTTCCCGGCCGTACCGGTGACGCTTGAGCTGATCGAGGCGGTGCTGCGCCAACGCAATTACGCGATCATCGCCGTCAACACCGTCGCGGCCGAGCATCGCGAAGAGCAAGGCTACGACGGGATCTGTATGGTGCTCGCCAGAAAGGGCACAGGTTGA